A stretch of the Thermostichus vulcanus str. 'Rupite' genome encodes the following:
- the hisG gene encoding ATP phosphoribosyltransferase, which translates to MSPQPTPDRDSPSRGQPITIALAKGALLSEAIRCFQQVGIDFSRFLDPGNRLLRIESPTQLNGQRYEALLVRTHDVPVYVEYGQAQLGIVGYDVLRERYAGTEARVAHLLDLKFGYCRMSVALRQDSPYTSATQLPPHARVASKFVGCAREYFDRLDLPVELISLYGSVELAPITGMADAIVDLVATGRTLKENGLIERDCLFESTARLIAHPISYRIGRPPIHELVTQIREQWLGSALVNP; encoded by the coding sequence ATGTCCCCCCAGCCAACCCCAGATCGGGATTCTCCCTCCAGAGGTCAACCGATCACCATTGCCCTTGCCAAGGGAGCCTTGTTGTCGGAGGCTATCCGGTGTTTTCAACAGGTGGGCATCGATTTCAGCCGTTTTTTGGATCCCGGTAATCGCCTCCTGCGGATTGAGTCCCCCACCCAGTTGAATGGGCAGCGCTACGAAGCGCTGCTGGTGCGCACCCACGATGTGCCCGTGTATGTGGAATATGGGCAGGCACAGTTGGGCATTGTCGGCTATGACGTGTTGCGGGAGCGCTATGCCGGTACAGAGGCACGGGTGGCCCATTTGCTGGATTTGAAGTTTGGCTACTGTCGTATGTCGGTAGCCCTGCGCCAAGACAGTCCCTACACTTCTGCCACTCAGCTACCGCCCCATGCGCGAGTGGCCTCTAAGTTTGTCGGCTGTGCGCGGGAGTATTTTGACCGTTTGGATTTGCCGGTGGAGTTGATCTCGTTATACGGCTCGGTGGAATTGGCCCCAATCACTGGCATGGCAGATGCGATTGTGGATTTGGTGGCAACGGGGCGCACCCTAAAAGAAAATGGCCTGATCGAACGGGATTGTCTGTTTGAGAGCACCGCCCGTCTGATTGCCCATCCGATCAGCTACCGCATTGGCCGGCCCCCTATCCACGAGTTGGTGACTCAAATCCGGGAACAGTGGCTTGGCTCCGCGTTGGTTAACCCCTAG
- a CDS encoding sugar phosphate nucleotidyltransferase, with protein MKAMILAAGKGTRVRPITYMMPKPMIPILH; from the coding sequence ATGAAAGCCATGATCCTGGCAGCAGGCAAAGGTACACGGGTACGGCCCATCACCTACATGATGCCCAAGCCGATGATCCCGATTTTGCACAA